One Saprospiraceae bacterium DNA window includes the following coding sequences:
- a CDS encoding acetyl-CoA hydrolase/transferase family protein, whose product MQYVTAEQALQVIQSGHRVFVHGSACTPLFLLRKLAEQAPRLRDVELVSISLYGDVELDKPKYRPHFHFNSLFVSASIRQAVQEGRADYVPVFLSEIPELFKRDILPLDVALVQVSEPDRHGYCSLGTSVDIGRSAVNTAKYVVAQVNPQVPRTHGDGLIHVSSFNAMVFQEEPLQEARFGSDIGEAEMKIGHLVAELIDDRSTLQLGIGTIPDAVLQCLHNHKDLGVHTEMFSDGIIELVEKGIVNNRHKNIHPNKTVTAFALGSRRLYDFVDDNPSVVFLDIDYVNEPYIIRRNAKVIAINSAIEVDLTGQVCADSIGTYQYSGVGGQMDFMRGAAMSEGGKPIIALTARTAKGIPRIVPMLKPGAGVVTTRAHVHYVVTEYGVAYLFGKNLRQRAKALIDIAHPDDREMLEKACVERFKAFSE is encoded by the coding sequence ATGCAATACGTCACTGCCGAACAAGCCCTTCAAGTCATTCAGTCCGGCCACCGGGTTTTTGTGCACGGGAGCGCCTGCACCCCGCTTTTTTTGTTGAGAAAATTGGCCGAGCAAGCCCCTCGCCTGCGCGATGTGGAATTGGTCTCCATCAGTCTTTACGGTGATGTGGAGCTCGACAAGCCGAAATATCGCCCGCACTTTCACTTCAACTCGCTCTTCGTATCGGCCAGCATCCGCCAAGCGGTGCAAGAGGGCCGCGCCGACTATGTGCCGGTTTTTTTGAGCGAAATACCCGAACTTTTCAAGCGCGACATCCTGCCGCTCGACGTGGCCTTGGTGCAGGTGTCCGAACCCGACCGACATGGCTATTGCTCGCTCGGCACATCGGTGGACATTGGGCGCTCGGCGGTGAACACCGCCAAATATGTGGTGGCGCAGGTAAACCCCCAAGTGCCGCGCACCCACGGCGATGGCCTGATTCATGTGAGCAGCTTCAACGCGATGGTGTTTCAGGAAGAGCCGCTCCAAGAGGCGCGTTTTGGCAGCGATATCGGGGAGGCAGAGATGAAAATCGGGCATTTGGTGGCCGAATTGATTGACGACCGCAGCACCCTCCAATTGGGCATCGGCACCATCCCCGATGCGGTGCTGCAATGCCTGCACAACCACAAAGACCTCGGCGTGCATACTGAGATGTTTTCCGACGGCATCATCGAATTGGTGGAAAAAGGCATCGTCAACAACCGCCACAAAAACATTCACCCCAACAAAACGGTGACTGCTTTTGCGCTCGGCTCGCGGCGGCTCTACGATTTTGTGGACGACAACCCCTCGGTGGTTTTTCTTGATATTGACTATGTGAATGAGCCTTACATCATCCGCCGCAACGCAAAAGTGATTGCCATCAATAGCGCCATAGAGGTGGATTTGACTGGGCAGGTTTGTGCCGATTCCATCGGCACTTATCAATACTCGGGCGTGGGGGGGCAGATGGATTTTATGCGCGGCGCGGCCATGTCGGAGGGCGGCAAGCCCATCATCGCGCTCACCGCCCGCACGGCCAAAGGCATTCCGCGCATTGTGCCGATGTTGAAACCCGGCGCTGGCGTGGTGACCACTCGGGCGCACGTTCACTACGTCGTCACCGAGTACGGGGTGGCTTATTTGTTTGGAAAAAACCTGCGACAACGCGCCAAGGCACTCATTGACATCGCGCATCCCGACGACCGGGAAATGTTGGAAAAGGCGTGTGTGGAGCGGTTCAAGGCGTTTTCGGAATAA
- a CDS encoding glycoside hydrolase family 65 protein gives MKKAIVALGFIISHSSFLTSQSDPGHAAGATDAWHIVADNIDPANYYGITVANGMIGLVSSPEPMRVKDVVLNGAYDNYGRGRVSNILKGFNFMNMNLDVDGRRVTRNDISQYKQVLNMRGAALTTSFDVGDRVSVNHKVMALRHLPYCALSIVEITAKKDVTITPASVIEAPDILQDVRNFYSEIDRPHVLIPLLTSVAKSPSGKYTVAASTSFIFEEKHGSEPDLIHEDWDYNMHLLKFSKKLKAGEKYRFAVVGTVISSAHVPDAHNEAERLTIYAALEKTDRLQRRHVAEWEKLWASDITIEGDVTATRDVHSAMYHLYSFAREGTALSLSPMGLSGLGYNGHVFWDTELWMYPPLLLLHPEIAKSLLEFRFQLLEQAKQNAFSHGYKGAMYPWESTTTGQEETPVWALTGPFQQHITGCVAWAAWQYYLVTKDKTWLRERGWPLLQASAEFWASRVERNGPGRYDINNVIGANEWEENIDNNAFTNGMAKTVLAHATDAAKELGLSPDPDWLQVAANIPILKFPDGTTRENATYDGVNIKQADVNLLAYPLKVVTDPAQIRKDLDYYEPRMAPDGPAMGHAILSVLASRAGDSKRAHALWAKSYKPNEVPPFGVLAETAGGTNPYFATGAGGFLQATLMGFGGLDITPQGIVQLKTKLPLGWKSLTMTGIGVERRTFTVK, from the coding sequence ATGAAAAAAGCAATCGTAGCTCTTGGTTTCATCATTTCTCATTCGTCATTTCTCACCAGCCAATCCGACCCCGGCCATGCCGCTGGCGCTACCGATGCCTGGCATATCGTCGCCGACAACATTGACCCGGCCAACTACTATGGCATCACCGTGGCCAACGGCATGATTGGCCTCGTGTCGTCGCCAGAGCCGATGCGCGTGAAAGACGTGGTGCTCAACGGCGCTTATGACAACTACGGGCGCGGGCGTGTCTCGAACATTCTAAAAGGGTTCAATTTTATGAACATGAACCTCGATGTGGACGGGCGAAGAGTGACCCGAAACGACATTTCTCAATACAAACAAGTGCTCAATATGCGTGGCGCGGCGCTGACGACAAGTTTCGATGTGGGCGACCGAGTTTCTGTGAACCATAAAGTTATGGCCCTGCGTCATCTTCCTTACTGCGCTCTTTCCATCGTGGAGATAACAGCCAAAAAAGACGTGACCATCACGCCCGCATCGGTCATCGAAGCGCCGGACATCTTGCAGGATGTGCGGAATTTTTACTCGGAGATTGACCGCCCGCACGTTTTGATTCCGCTTTTGACTTCGGTGGCAAAAAGCCCGAGCGGGAAATACACCGTAGCGGCCTCGACGAGTTTTATTTTTGAAGAAAAACACGGCTCCGAACCCGACTTGATTCACGAGGACTGGGACTACAACATGCACCTGCTGAAATTTTCCAAAAAACTGAAAGCAGGAGAGAAATACCGCTTTGCGGTGGTCGGCACGGTCATCTCCAGCGCCCATGTGCCCGACGCGCACAACGAGGCCGAACGCCTCACGATTTATGCCGCTTTGGAAAAAACCGACCGCCTGCAACGCCGCCATGTGGCCGAATGGGAAAAACTCTGGGCTTCCGACATCACCATCGAGGGCGACGTGACGGCCACCCGCGATGTGCATTCGGCGATGTATCACCTCTACTCCTTCGCCCGCGAAGGCACTGCCTTGAGCCTATCGCCGATGGGGCTTTCGGGCTTGGGCTACAACGGCCACGTTTTTTGGGACACAGAACTTTGGATGTACCCACCGTTGCTGCTCTTGCACCCCGAAATCGCCAAGTCGTTGCTCGAATTCCGATTCCAACTGCTCGAACAAGCCAAGCAAAACGCCTTTTCGCACGGCTACAAAGGCGCGATGTACCCCTGGGAAAGCACCACGACCGGCCAAGAGGAAACCCCCGTGTGGGCTTTGACGGGGCCGTTCCAACAGCACATCACGGGCTGTGTGGCGTGGGCGGCGTGGCAGTATTATCTGGTGACGAAAGACAAAACTTGGCTCCGCGAGCGCGGCTGGCCGCTCCTCCAAGCCTCCGCCGAATTTTGGGCCAGCCGCGTGGAGCGCAACGGCCCCGGCAGATACGACATCAACAACGTCATCGGGGCAAACGAGTGGGAGGAGAACATTGACAACAACGCATTCACCAATGGCATGGCCAAAACCGTGCTGGCCCATGCAACCGACGCGGCCAAAGAACTCGGCCTTTCGCCCGACCCCGACTGGCTCCAAGTGGCGGCGAATATCCCTATTCTGAAATTCCCCGACGGCACCACCCGCGAAAACGCAACCTACGACGGCGTGAATATCAAACAGGCCGATGTGAACCTGCTGGCCTATCCGCTCAAAGTCGTCACCGACCCAGCACAAATCAGAAAAGACCTCGACTACTACGAGCCGCGCATGGCACCCGATGGCCCGGCGATGGGCCATGCCATTCTTTCGGTGTTGGCCTCGCGGGCGGGCGACTCCAAGCGTGCCCACGCGCTCTGGGCGAAAAGCTACAAGCCCAACGAGGTGCCGCCATTTGGCGTGCTGGCTGAGACGGCGGGCGGCACGAACCCCTATTTTGCCACCGGAGCGGGTGGTTTTTTGCAAGCGACGCTCATGGGCTTTGGCGGTTTGGACATCACGCCGCAGGGTATCGTGCAGTTGAAAACCAAGCTCCCGCTGGGTTGGAAATCGCTGACGATGACGGGAATTGGGGTGGAGCGGAGGACGTTTACGGTAAAGTAA
- a CDS encoding CusA/CzcA family heavy metal efflux RND transporter — MFQKIISFSLHNKVLVGLGVLALVVAGVFSFTRLPIDAVPDITNNQAQVLTVCPTLATQEVEQYVTAPIEAAVRNLPGVIELRSISRFGLSVITVVFRENMDTYRARTLLHEKLQSIADQIPAGAGKPELAPISTGLGEILHYRVEPKPGYEGRYSAMELRNIQDWMLKRQLAGIPGVVEINSFGGYLQQYEVAITPERLRAAGVSIGEVYQALQNANENTGGGYIEQNASAYFIRSEGLAKNLDDLRQIVVHTQGGVPLRVGDIAEVRLGHALRYGAVSHNGGGEIVLGIVMMLKGENAAEVIHRVKTRLAEIEPGLPEGIRITPFLDRENFVQRTVATVRTNLVEGALIVVFVLVLLVGNWRAGFIIASVIPLSMLFAITMMQATGLTANLMSLGAIDFGLIVDGAVIIVEATLHYLHKYAQGTVPAESEAAMSSRRLTTAEMNDGVKTAAHRIVRSSVFGVVIILIVYLPILSLEGIEGKMFKPMALTVSYALIGALLLSLTYVPVASALFLSKKINLRPTFADRLMDAIRNRYLPVLKGALKAPRLVAGLTVGLFAVALAVFLRLGGEFLPTLDEGDIMMHGFCKPGTSLTQTIRSHELAQKVILENFPDEVEQVISKIGTAEIPTDPMAPETADNIILLKDKKFWTKTTSKAELVEMISEKVQEVPGMAYEFTQPIKMRFDEMMTGVRSDVAIKIFGTDMDSLAAAGERISHLIHEVEGVADLKVEQVEGLPQIAVVYDYQRLARYGLQVRDVNAALRTAFAGEVAGTVFDEGRRFDLVVRLDTSRRRSLADVQQLPIATTHGPLVPLGEVAQVEFRLGAAQISRDNAQRRIVVGANVRGRDVQTVIEEIQATLRTRLKLPAGYFVTYGGQFEHLEAAKSRLAVAVPVALALIFALLYFAFHSLKESLLIFTAIPMSAIGGVFALWLRDMPFSISAGVGFIALFGVAVLNGIVLISYFNELEREEGEVVGEDANNSSDSGEHNVQERVVQGASVRLRPVLMTAAVASLGFLPMALSSGAGAEVQRPLATVVIGGLVTSTLLTLIVLPVLYAMFFGAKKRGMGGSGTATKMVKSLAIIFLFVQPALAQKTVTEADALKIVTESHPAIRASNALVRSTDILKTGASRVWEPSEIYHNIAADPDYGMFGTSAIGINQVFPSGRQTRAQRSVYERQQRVFEAEKNLTQHQLTREVREIFQHLSYLQERRTRLTALDSLYQKTSRIAESRFLNGESAQDERLAARDQAARIRLELETIGHEAAFDQQVLGQLLGLNEPLIPVVEPFRRREFGLADTARVRMGAISQLMKAKAAVAESLTEQEKAKRGPVVTAGANIQYLANDLVYPGWAVGLRVPLAQKGLRARADAAAAQADAARAQYEATVLNGQMELAHLLHEIEKYDILLQYWESEGRNLAAELRRTAFRRYELGESDFTTFVQSADRAMRLEMEYLDNLNMLNRTLLEIELLLP; from the coding sequence ATGTTTCAAAAAATCATATCATTCTCGCTACACAACAAGGTATTGGTAGGGTTGGGGGTGTTGGCGCTCGTCGTCGCGGGCGTCTTTTCCTTCACTCGCCTCCCGATAGATGCCGTGCCGGACATCACGAACAACCAAGCCCAGGTGCTGACCGTGTGCCCCACTTTGGCGACCCAAGAGGTGGAGCAATATGTGACGGCTCCCATCGAGGCGGCCGTGCGCAACCTGCCCGGCGTCATTGAGCTGCGCTCCATCTCGCGTTTTGGATTGAGCGTCATCACGGTGGTTTTCAGGGAAAATATGGACACCTACCGCGCCCGCACTCTGCTCCATGAAAAACTGCAAAGCATCGCCGACCAGATACCCGCAGGCGCGGGCAAGCCCGAATTGGCCCCCATCTCCACGGGCTTGGGCGAAATACTGCACTACCGCGTGGAACCCAAACCCGGTTATGAGGGGCGATACTCGGCCATGGAACTTCGCAACATTCAAGACTGGATGCTCAAGCGCCAATTGGCCGGCATACCCGGCGTGGTGGAAATCAACAGTTTTGGCGGCTACCTGCAACAATATGAGGTCGCCATCACCCCCGAACGACTGCGTGCCGCCGGGGTCAGCATCGGCGAGGTGTATCAGGCGTTGCAAAACGCCAATGAGAACACCGGAGGAGGCTACATCGAACAAAACGCCTCGGCCTACTTCATTCGCAGCGAAGGCTTGGCGAAAAACTTGGACGATTTGCGGCAAATCGTCGTGCACACACAAGGGGGCGTGCCGCTTCGGGTGGGCGACATTGCCGAAGTGCGGCTCGGCCACGCGCTGCGCTACGGCGCGGTGAGCCACAATGGCGGAGGCGAAATCGTGCTCGGCATCGTGATGATGCTCAAGGGCGAAAACGCCGCCGAGGTCATTCACCGGGTGAAGACCCGATTGGCGGAAATAGAGCCGGGACTGCCCGAGGGTATCCGCATCACCCCCTTCCTCGACCGCGAAAATTTCGTGCAGCGCACCGTGGCCACCGTGCGCACCAACTTGGTGGAAGGGGCGCTCATCGTCGTGTTCGTGCTGGTGCTACTGGTGGGCAATTGGCGGGCGGGATTTATCATCGCGTCGGTCATTCCGCTGTCCATGCTGTTCGCCATCACCATGATGCAGGCGACTGGCCTCACGGCCAATCTCATGTCGCTCGGCGCAATTGATTTTGGTCTCATCGTGGATGGAGCGGTCATCATCGTCGAGGCCACGCTGCATTATTTGCATAAATATGCACAAGGAACTGTTCCAGCCGAAAGCGAAGCGGCGATGTCAAGCCGCCGCCTCACCACAGCCGAGATGAACGACGGGGTCAAAACCGCTGCCCATCGCATCGTCCGTTCCTCGGTATTTGGCGTGGTCATTATCCTTATCGTTTACTTGCCCATATTGTCGCTCGAAGGTATCGAGGGCAAAATGTTCAAGCCGATGGCGCTCACGGTTTCTTACGCCCTCATCGGGGCGCTGCTGCTGTCGCTCACCTATGTCCCCGTCGCGTCGGCGTTGTTTTTGAGCAAAAAAATCAATCTGCGCCCCACCTTCGCCGACCGGCTGATGGATGCCATTCGGAACCGCTACCTGCCCGTGCTAAAAGGCGCATTGAAAGCGCCGCGGCTCGTGGCGGGGCTGACGGTCGGTTTGTTCGCCGTGGCACTCGCGGTGTTCCTGCGGCTAGGCGGCGAGTTCCTGCCCACACTCGACGAGGGCGACATAATGATGCACGGTTTTTGCAAACCCGGCACCTCGCTCACCCAAACCATTCGCAGCCACGAGCTCGCGCAAAAGGTGATTTTGGAAAATTTCCCCGACGAGGTCGAACAGGTGATTTCAAAAATCGGCACAGCCGAAATTCCCACCGACCCTATGGCTCCCGAAACTGCCGACAATATCATCTTATTGAAAGACAAAAAGTTTTGGACCAAAACAACATCGAAAGCAGAATTGGTGGAAATGATTTCCGAAAAGGTGCAGGAGGTGCCGGGCATGGCCTACGAGTTCACCCAGCCTATCAAAATGAGGTTCGACGAAATGATGACAGGCGTGCGCTCCGATGTCGCCATCAAAATTTTTGGTACTGACATGGATAGCCTCGCCGCTGCCGGCGAACGCATCAGCCACCTCATCCACGAGGTGGAGGGCGTGGCCGATTTGAAGGTGGAACAAGTGGAAGGGCTGCCACAAATCGCCGTCGTGTACGACTACCAACGGCTGGCCCGATACGGTCTTCAGGTACGCGATGTCAATGCCGCCTTACGCACCGCTTTTGCGGGCGAGGTGGCTGGCACCGTGTTTGACGAGGGTCGCCGTTTCGACCTCGTGGTGCGGCTCGACACCTCGCGTCGCCGCAGTTTGGCCGATGTGCAGCAGCTCCCCATTGCCACCACGCACGGGCCGCTCGTGCCGCTCGGCGAGGTGGCACAAGTCGAGTTTCGCCTCGGAGCCGCTCAAATCAGCCGCGACAACGCCCAACGCCGCATCGTGGTGGGAGCGAATGTGCGCGGCAGGGACGTGCAGACCGTCATCGAGGAAATACAAGCCACTTTGCGGACGCGGCTAAAATTGCCGGCAGGCTACTTTGTCACTTATGGCGGGCAGTTTGAGCATTTGGAGGCGGCCAAATCGCGTCTGGCCGTCGCCGTGCCGGTGGCGCTGGCGCTCATTTTCGCCTTGTTGTATTTTGCTTTCCATTCTTTGAAAGAAAGCCTGCTGATTTTCACGGCCATCCCGATGTCGGCGATTGGTGGCGTGTTTGCCTTGTGGCTGCGCGATATGCCGTTTTCCATCTCGGCAGGGGTAGGGTTCATCGCATTGTTTGGGGTGGCCGTGCTCAACGGCATCGTGCTGATTTCGTATTTCAACGAGTTGGAAAGAGAGGAAGGCGAAGTTGTTGGCGAGGATGCCAACAACAGCAGCGACAGCGGCGAGCACAACGTCCAAGAGCGCGTGGTGCAAGGCGCGTCGGTACGCTTGCGTCCGGTGCTGATGACGGCGGCAGTGGCTTCCTTGGGCTTCTTGCCAATGGCACTTTCGTCCGGCGCGGGCGCGGAGGTGCAACGGCCTTTGGCGACGGTGGTCATCGGCGGTTTGGTGACGAGCACGCTGCTGACCTTGATTGTGTTGCCCGTTTTGTACGCGATGTTTTTTGGTGCGAAAAAACGGGGCATGGGCGGCTCGGGCACGGCAACGAAAATGGTCAAGTCGCTGGCTATCATCTTTTTGTTTGTCCAGCCTGCGCTTGCTCAAAAAACAGTGACCGAAGCGGATGCCTTGAAAATAGTGACCGAATCGCACCCGGCCATTCGCGCCTCCAACGCACTCGTCCGCAGCACCGATATTCTGAAAACCGGGGCTTCCCGCGTTTGGGAGCCTTCCGAAATTTACCACAATATCGCCGCCGACCCTGACTATGGCATGTTTGGCACTTCTGCCATTGGCATCAACCAAGTATTTCCGTCGGGCAGGCAGACCCGCGCACAACGCAGTGTATATGAGCGCCAACAACGAGTTTTTGAGGCAGAAAAAAACCTGACGCAACACCAATTGACCCGCGAGGTGCGCGAGATATTCCAACACCTGAGTTATTTGCAAGAAAGGCGCACGCGCCTTACGGCGCTCGACAGCCTTTATCAAAAAACATCGCGCATCGCCGAAAGCCGCTTCCTGAATGGCGAATCGGCCCAAGACGAACGCTTGGCCGCCCGCGACCAAGCCGCCCGCATCCGGCTTGAATTGGAGACCATCGGCCACGAGGCCGCCTTCGACCAACAGGTGTTGGGGCAGTTGCTCGGCCTCAACGAACCGCTTATCCCGGTAGTGGAGCCTTTCCGCCGCCGCGAGTTTGGGCTGGCCGATACTGCGCGAGTGCGCATGGGAGCCATATCGCAGCTAATGAAAGCTAAGGCCGCGGTCGCCGAATCGCTCACCGAGCAGGAAAAGGCCAAGCGCGGCCCCGTCGTCACAGCAGGAGCCAACATACAGTACCTCGCCAACGACTTGGTTTATCCCGGTTGGGCGGTGGGCCTGCGGGTGCCACTGGCGCAAAAAGGCCTGCGAGCGCGTGCCGACGCGGCAGCAGCGCAAGCCGACGCGGCGCGTGCTCAATACGAGGCCACCGTGTTGAACGGTCAAATGGAACTGGCGCACCTGCTGCACGAGATAGAAAAATACGACATCTTGCTTCAATACTGGGAATCGGAGGGCCGCAATCTGGCAGCCGAACTACGCCGCACCGCTTTCCGCCGCTACGAACTGGGGGAATCGGATTTCACCACCTTCGTGCAGTCCGCCGACCGCGCCATGCGGCTCGAAATGGAATACTTGGACAACCTGAACATGCTCAACCGGACGCTTCTGGAAATCGAGTTGCTGCTGCCGTAA
- a CDS encoding Hsp20/alpha crystallin family protein: MSLIKWNPETSFFPSISSWMDDIFDDNGRWPAVKGVSVPAVNVTESKNAFKLKVAAPGFKKEDFKLEVQGGYLTISGESKEEKEDKDEKYTRQEYRYSSFSRSFTLPDNVKSDDISAEYADGVLKVVLPKKKTEEKTATQIAVK; this comes from the coding sequence ATGTCACTCATTAAATGGAACCCAGAAACCAGTTTTTTCCCCTCGATTTCAAGTTGGATGGATGACATTTTCGACGACAACGGCCGCTGGCCCGCCGTCAAGGGTGTGTCGGTGCCTGCCGTGAACGTGACGGAAAGCAAAAACGCTTTCAAGCTGAAAGTGGCCGCTCCCGGCTTCAAAAAAGAGGACTTCAAATTGGAAGTGCAAGGCGGCTACCTCACCATCTCCGGCGAATCAAAAGAGGAAAAGGAAGACAAGGATGAAAAGTACACGCGGCAGGAGTATCGCTACAGCTCGTTCAGCCGCTCGTTCACCCTGCCCGACAATGTGAAAAGCGACGACATCTCTGCCGAATATGCCGACGGGGTATTGAAGGTGGTGTTGCCGAAGAAAAAAACAGAGGAAAAAACCGCCACCCAAATAGCGGTGAAGTAA
- a CDS encoding AI-2E family transporter: MMNQIPGIQVRQSLLLLLIAVIFGVLFWNLRFFLPALLGAYTLYVLLRGPLVFLTEKWKWRKKAAVAALLLTSFLILLFPAYWIFGMLEKRLIALLMNSEQLIQNASDILRKLEARFSIDLLTPDNINNVAGWGMAEAQRIVNATLGGLGLLLAAYFIVWFMLTESERMERSFFNWLPLKDENRDYVRTQLNDMVWANALGIPLMGLVQGFAAVIVYGLMGVENPWLWFAITFVAGMLPVLGVALAYIPLSLILLAEGMELKALIIFLYGFIVVGSVDNLARMWLLKKIGHVHPIITLFGVIVGLKLFGFIGFIFGPILIALFILLLRIYQKEFDKTVIPKTP; this comes from the coding sequence ATGATGAATCAGATACCCGGCATCCAAGTCCGCCAATCGCTGCTGCTGCTGCTCATCGCGGTCATTTTTGGGGTGCTGTTCTGGAATCTCCGCTTTTTCCTTCCGGCGCTGTTGGGTGCCTACACCCTGTATGTGCTGCTGCGGGGGCCGTTGGTGTTTCTGACGGAAAAATGGAAATGGCGAAAAAAAGCAGCGGTGGCAGCCCTCCTCCTCACCTCGTTTCTGATACTGCTTTTTCCCGCGTATTGGATTTTCGGGATGCTCGAAAAGCGCCTGATTGCGCTCTTGATGAATTCTGAGCAACTGATTCAGAATGCCAGCGACATCCTGCGCAAATTGGAAGCCCGCTTCAGCATTGACTTGCTGACACCCGACAACATCAACAACGTGGCCGGTTGGGGCATGGCCGAGGCGCAGCGCATCGTGAACGCGACGCTCGGCGGCTTGGGGCTGTTGCTGGCCGCCTACTTCATCGTGTGGTTCATGCTGACGGAGAGCGAGCGGATGGAACGCTCGTTTTTCAACTGGCTGCCGCTCAAGGATGAAAACCGGGATTACGTCCGCACCCAGCTCAACGACATGGTGTGGGCCAATGCGCTGGGCATCCCACTTATGGGTTTGGTGCAGGGTTTTGCGGCGGTCATCGTGTATGGGCTGATGGGCGTGGAAAACCCGTGGCTGTGGTTTGCCATCACCTTTGTGGCAGGTATGTTGCCTGTGCTGGGCGTGGCGTTGGCCTATATCCCCCTGTCGCTCATCCTGTTGGCAGAGGGCATGGAGCTCAAAGCGTTGATAATTTTCCTCTATGGCTTCATCGTGGTCGGCTCGGTGGACAATCTGGCCCGGATGTGGCTGTTGAAAAAGATAGGCCACGTTCATCCCATCATCACGTTGTTCGGGGTCATTGTCGGGCTGAAATTGTTTGGCTTCATCGGGTTCATCTTTGGTCCGATTCTGATTGCGCTCTTCATCCTGCTGCTGCGCATTTATCAAAAGGAGTTTGACAAAACCGTTATTCCGAAAACGCCTTGA
- a CDS encoding efflux RND transporter periplasmic adaptor subunit, whose amino-acid sequence MKNKIALASIIVLLLASCKNKHTTEQHATAHQRSVEEHPTTTLIHLSAEQVQRADIAWGAVETRHVSTTLPLTGELRIHPENRAVVSAPADGFLGDLKVRLNQSVRKGDLLATLRKPDLVDLQQQYLENRDRLAFLQIEFDRYRTLQNDEATAAKNFQKAEAELRAATTTGQLLAAKLRLYGIDAEQLSPANVRAELRIVAPLNGTVTAIHTSTGSAVQSGTPICEVADFSALHADLFVFEKDILKIKPGQKADIFLAGGAGKALQATVFSIDRVLDPAKNALRVHARLEAPGQLSLADGLYLDAKLALEAPVALPALPSDAIVREGLEEFILILENEKEGAATFEAVKVKTLGTTNGFAAFEPETPLPAHAKVVRRGAYFVWSQGKVEEFAEEEGH is encoded by the coding sequence ATGAAAAATAAAATTGCTCTCGCGTCAATCATTGTGCTGTTGCTCGCATCTTGCAAAAACAAGCATACAACCGAACAACATGCCACCGCGCACCAGCGGTCGGTCGAGGAACATCCGACAACGACGCTCATTCACCTTTCCGCCGAGCAAGTCCAACGTGCCGACATCGCTTGGGGGGCGGTGGAAACTCGCCACGTCAGCACTACCTTGCCCCTTACTGGCGAGTTGCGCATCCACCCCGAAAATCGCGCGGTGGTGAGCGCCCCAGCAGATGGTTTTTTGGGTGACTTGAAGGTCAGGCTAAACCAGTCGGTGCGCAAAGGAGACCTGCTGGCCACCTTGCGCAAGCCTGATTTGGTGGATTTGCAGCAGCAATATCTCGAAAACCGCGACCGATTGGCTTTTTTGCAAATAGAGTTCGACCGCTATCGAACGCTGCAAAACGACGAGGCCACCGCTGCCAAAAATTTCCAAAAGGCAGAAGCCGAGCTCCGGGCCGCTACCACGACGGGCCAATTGCTGGCCGCCAAACTCCGCCTCTACGGCATTGATGCCGAGCAACTGTCGCCTGCCAACGTGCGCGCCGAGCTACGCATCGTCGCGCCTTTGAATGGTACGGTGACGGCCATACACACAAGCACTGGGAGCGCCGTTCAGTCCGGCACGCCCATTTGCGAGGTAGCCGATTTTTCCGCCCTGCACGCCGATTTGTTTGTTTTTGAAAAAGATATTTTGAAAATAAAACCCGGTCAAAAAGCAGACATCTTTTTGGCAGGGGGAGCGGGCAAAGCCCTCCAAGCCACTGTTTTCAGCATTGACCGCGTGCTCGACCCTGCCAAAAACGCTCTCCGTGTCCATGCCCGACTCGAAGCCCCCGGCCAACTGTCGCTGGCTGATGGCCTCTATCTCGACGCGAAACTCGCGCTCGAAGCGCCTGTCGCTTTGCCTGCCCTGCCCTCCGATGCTATTGTGCGCGAAGGGCTTGAAGAATTTATCTTGATTTTGGAAAACGAAAAAGAGGGAGCCGCGACTTTCGAGGCCGTGAAAGTGAAAACCCTCGGCACGACGAATGGCTTCGCCGCTTTTGAGCCTGAAACACCGCTGCCCGCCCACGCAAAAGTGGTGCGACGCGGTGCCTATTTCGTGTGGTCGCAAGGTAAAGTGGAAGAGTTCGCAGAGGAGGAGGGGCACTAA